In Rhododendron vialii isolate Sample 1 chromosome 9a, ASM3025357v1, the following are encoded in one genomic region:
- the LOC131299848 gene encoding LOB domain-containing protein 33-like → MTGLGSSCGACKFLRRRCTSECVFAPYFSYDEATTHFAAVHRVFGASNVSKLLSHLPIIDRGEAATSISYEALARMQDPVYGCVAHIIGLQQQVATLQEEIVILENQMASLGVDGSSHGSSQLATNNFNYELQICSQQSDMNAAEGCLSRQEATLFSHAGDNISGDQDLYTQMNIQLPNVVGLQDQTSTPYSSSSLLERLYGGMNPGISESYLGIHNGSNVY, encoded by the exons ATGACAGGGCTTGGGTCTTCCTGTGGAGCATGCAAGTTCTTGAGGAGAAGGTGCACAAGTGAATGCGTATTTGCTCCTTACTTCTCCTACGACGAGGCCACCACCCACTTCGCGGCAGTGCACCGGGTATTCGGTGCAAGCAACGTGTCGAAGCTATTGTCACACCTTCCTATCATTGATCGAGGTGAGGCTGCGACTTCAATATCATACGAGGCATTGGCTCGGATGCAGGATCCTGTATACGGTTGTGTCGCTCACATCATTGGTCTCCAACAACAG gtAGCTACCTTACAGGAGGAGATAGTAATACTTGAGAATCAAATGGCTAGCCTCGGAGTTGATGGCTCTAGTCATGGATCATCTCAGTTAGCAACTAATAACTTTAACTATGAGCTTCAGATTTGTTCTCAGCAAAGTGATATGAATGCAGCAGAGGGTTGTCTAAGTCGACAAGAAGCTACACTATTTTCACATGCAGGAGATAATATATCAGGAGACCAAGATCTCTATACCCAGATGAACATACAGCTTCCTAATGTAGTTGGATTGCAGGACCAAACCTCTACTCCATACTCGAGTTCGAGCCTTTTAGAAAGACTCTATGGAGGAATGAACCCTGGGATTTCCGAGAGCTATCTTGGGATACACAATGGAAGCAACGTTTACTGA
- the LOC131300108 gene encoding pumilio homolog 1-like isoform X1, producing the protein MITESYSKMMTDVGMRSIDYGEELGFRERELSMYRSGSAPPTVEGSLNAMGGLFGGPGGGFMEEEMRSDPAYISYYYSNVNLNPRLPPPVLSKEDWRFAQRLQGSGGGSIGDRRKVMDGIESRMPQGAAEWGGDGLIGLSGLGLGSRKKSIAEIIQDDISHATSVPRHPSRPASRNAFDNGVESTELHFGNLHHQMSSMDALRSGANNKGMSAVQNSSTSASQTYASALGASLSRSTTPDPQLLARAPSPRIPPVGGRVSSMDKRNVINGSNSFNGVSPGMSEHSDLVAALSGMTLLTNGVAGEENHPLSVMQQEIDDNRNVFHRQTDQNHIKQHPHLNRTESGQFRSYTNVGKSGGVGIDLNNSSLIADGHVEFHKPAVSLANSYIKGPSTPILNGGGSSPSNYHNFESPNSSFSNYGLAGYAVNPASPSMMGNQTANLPPLFENVLTASGMGVSGLDSRALGGGLNLGPNLMAAAAELQNLSRAGNHSASNNFQMPLMDPLYLHYLRTSEYAAAQAAALNDPTIDRDGMGNAYMDLIELQKAYLGSLLTPQKSQYGLPYGSLNQNYYGNPAFGLGMSYPSSPLAGTLLPNSPFGSGSPVRHGERGMRFPSDHFASSLLDGHFASSLLDEFKSNKTKFFELSEISGHVVEFSADQYGSRFIQQKLETATSEEKNMVFHEIMPQALSLMTDVFGNYVVQKFFEHGTATQIRELADQLTGHVLTLSLQMYGCRVIQKAIEVVDLDQKTTMVAELDGNVMRCVRDQNGNHVIQKCIECIPQEAIQFIISVFYDQVVTLSTHPYGCRVIQRVLEHCSDPKTQRIVMDEVLQSVCMLAQDQYGNYVVQHVLEHGKPHERSCIINKLIGQIVQMSQQKFASNVVEKCLAFGNPEERNILVNEMLGSTDENEPLQVMMKDQFANYVVQKLLETCDDHQLELILNRIKVHLNALKKYTYGKHIVARVEKLVAAGERRIGLLSSYSAQMAYETSCTSI; encoded by the exons ATGATTACTGAGAGTTATTCGAAGATGATGACTGACGTGGGAATGCGATCGATCGATTACGGCGAGGAGTTAGGGTTTCGGGAGAGAGAGCTGAGCATGTACCGTAGTGGTTCAGCTCCTCCGACCGTCGAAGGATCGTTGAACGCCATGGGAGGCTTGTTCGGGGGCCCCGGCGGCGGTTTTATGGAGGAGGAGATGAGGTCTGATCCGGCGTACATTTCGTATTACTACTCGAACGTGAATCTGAACCCTCGGCTTCCACCGCCGGTGCTGTCGAAGGAGGACTGGAGGTTTGCGCAGCGGCTGCAAGGCTCCGGTGGCGGTAGTATTGGAGATAGGAGGAAGGTGATGGATGGAATCGAGTCGAGGATGCCGCAGGGTGCGGCGGAGTGGGGCGGGGATGGACTCATTGGATTGTCGGGGTTAGGGCTGGGGAGTAGAAAGAAGAGCATTGCTGAGATCATTCAG GATGATATAAGCCATGCAACATCTGTTCCTAGGCACCCTTCTCGTCCTGCTAGCCGTAATGCATTTGACAATGGTGTGGAATCTACTGAATTGCATTTTGGTAATCTGCATCATCAAATGAGTTCAATGGATGCTTTAAGGTCTGGTGCGAATAACAAAGGCATGTCTGCGGTTCAGAACAGCAGTACATCTGCATCTCAAACTTATGCTTCTGCTTTGGGTGCATCCTTGTCAAGAAGCACTACTCCTGATCCTCAACTGTTAGCCAGGGCTCCGAGTCCTCGCATTCCACCAGTTGGAGGGAGAGTAAGCTCTATGGATAAAAGAAATGTCATTAATGGTTCAAACTCATTCAATGGTGTATCGCCTGGTATGAGTGAGCATTCAGATTTAGTAGCTGCTTTGTCGGGCATGACTCTATTGACAAATGGAGTGGCAGGCGAAGAGAACCATCCCCTGTCTGTAATGCAACAAGAGATTGATGATAATCGCAATGTTTTCCATAGGCAAACTGATCAAAACCATATTAAACAACACCCTCACCTAAATAGAACTGAGTCCGGGCAATTCCGTTCGTATACCAATGTGGGTAAAAGTGGCGGTGTTGGAATAGATCTAAACAACTCTTCCTTGATTGCTGATGGACATGTTGAATTTCACAAACCTGCTGTGTCATTGGCAAACTCGTACATAAAAGGGCCTTCTACCCCAATTCTCAATGGCGGAGGAAGTTCGCCATCTAATTATCACAATTTTGAAAGTCCGAATTCATCGTTTTCAAACTACGGCCTTGCTGGGTATGCTGTCAATCCTGCATCACCATCTATGATGGGAAATCAGACTGCTAATTTGCCACCTTTGTTTGAAAATGTTCTTACTGCATCAGGAATGGGTGTCTCTGGCTTGGATTCTAGAGCTTTGGGTGGAGGTTTGAATTTAGGGCCCAATTTAATGGCTGCAGCAGCAGAACTACAAAATCTTAGTAGAGCTGGAAATCACAGTGCAAGTAATAATTTTCAGATGCCCCTCATGGATCCCCTATACCTGCATTATCTGAGAACATCTGAGTATGCGGCTGCACAAGCAGCAGCCCTCAACGATCCAACAATCGATAGGGATGGAATGGGAAATGCTTACATGGATCTGATTGAACTTCAAAAAGCTTACTTGGGTTCGCTGCTTACACCTCAAAAATCACAGTATGGTCTTCCATATGGTAGTTTAAATCAGAATTACTATGGGAACCCTGCATTTGGTCTTGGTATGTCTTATCCTAGTAGCCCGTTGGCGGGTACCCTTCTTCCAAACTCCCCTTTTGGATCAGGCAGTCCAGTCAGGCATGGCGAGCGGGGCATGCGTTTCCCTTCTGACCATTTTGCGTCCTCATTACTAGATGGACACTTTGCATCCTCATTACTAGATGAGTTTAAGAGCAATAAAACAAAGTTTTTTGAGCTTTCAGAGATTTCTGGTCACGTCGTTGAGTTCAG TGCTGATCAGTATGGGAGTCGGTTTATTCAACAGAAGCTTGAAACTGCCACATCAGAGGAGAAAAACATGGTCTTCCATGAAATTATGCCTCAAGCTCTTTCACTAATGACTGATGTATTTGGTAACTATGTGGTCCAGAAG TTTTTTGAACATGGAACTGCAACTCAGATCAGAGAACTGGCTGACCAACTAACTGGACATGTCCTCACTCTCAGCCTTCAGATGTATGGTTGCCGAGTGATCCAGAAG GCCATAGAAGTTGTCGATCTGGACCAGAAGACCACAATGGTTGCAGAGCTTGATGGTAATGTCATGCGTTGCGTACGTGATCAGAATGGGAATCATGTCATCCAGAAGTGTATTGAATGCATACCTCAAGAAGCTATCCAATTCATTATCTCAGTATTTTACGATCAAGTAGTGACATTGTCCACCCATCCATATGGTTGCCGTGTCATACAG AGAGTCCTGGAGCATTGTAGTGACCCAAAAACCCAGCGTATAGTGATGGATGAGGTTTTGCAGTCTGTTTGCATGTTGGCACAAGATCAATATGGGAATTACGTTGTTCAG CATGTACTGGAGCATGGAAAGCCTCATGAACGGTCTTGTATAATAAATAAGCTAATAGGGCAGATAGTTCAGATGAGCCAGCAGAAGTTTGCTTCCAATGTTGTGGAGAAGTGTTTAGCTTTTGGAAATCCTGAAGAACGCAATATCCTAGTGAATGAGATGCTGGGCTCAACCGATGAAAATGAGCCTCTTCAG GTCATGATGAAAGATCAGTTTGCCAACTACGTTGTACAGAAATTGCTGGAGACGTGTGATGACCATCAACTTGAACTCATTCTGAACCGAATAAAGGTTCATCTGAATGCTCTGAAGAAGTACACTTACGGGAAGCACATAGTTGCACGTGTGGAGAAACTTGTTGCGGCTGGGG AAAGGAGGATTGGCTTGTTATCTTCATATTCTGCTCAGATGGCATATGAAACTAGTTGTACATCTATCTGA
- the LOC131300109 gene encoding L-type lectin-domain containing receptor kinase S.4-like — MAKKTGIFWVFLFLFTNPVFTQSNDFTYQGFKGFTKNNITLSQAAGIEKNGILKLTSNTKGVIGHAFYPTPITFKNSTTPKIFSFSTAFAFAIETEKHDQGGHGLAFVISPTKDFSNAVATQYLGLLNLVTNGNSSNHLFAVEFDTVQDLNFKDISGNHVGIDIDGLTSIASVNASYFVGSTRRELDLKSGKTIQAWIDYDATANQLDVMLSFSSTKPSSPILSREVDLSPIFEESMYVGFSASTGVLMSSHYIQGWSFKINGKAQSLELSSLPSVPKSKQSNKALIFGVSVSTFAAILSAIGLAYYWIRRTRNADKIEAWEIDIGPHRFPYEELKQATEGFADENLLGFGGFGRVYKGTLPNPNTQVAVKRISRDSKQGLREFASEISSIGRLRHRNLVQLLGWSRKGGDLLLVYDYMPNGSLDKYIFDEPRSVLSWEQRVKIVKGVASGLLYLHEGWEETVIHRDIKSGNVLLDSELNGRLGDFGLAKLYNHGSDPCTTRVVGTLGYLAPELTRTGKPTTSSDVFAFGAFLLEVVCGRRPIELKASPEELILVDWVCDMWKQGAVLDVVDKRLGGEFNEHEVVVVIKLGLMCSDNVATRRPSMRQVVRYLEGEVGMPEVVAPPVEEFDGSKGGGGESEDSDDSYEKSGYFDKVRLSSSGCDRDVDVDIEAGR; from the exons ATGGCCAAAAAAACAGGAATTTTCTGGGTCTTCCTATTCCTCTTCACAAACCCAGTTTTCACTCAATCCAACGACTTCACTTATCAAGGCTTCAAAGGTTTTACCAAGAACAACATAACCCTGTCCCAAGCTGCAGGGATAGAGAAAAACGGCATCCTCAAGCTGACCAGCAACACAAAGGGGGTGATTGGCCACGCATTCTACCCTACTCCCATCACCTTCAAGAACTCCACAACCCCAAAAATCTTCTCTTTCTCCACCGCCTTCGCTTTCGCCATCGAAACAGAGAAGCACGACCAAGGCGGCCACGGCTTGGCCTTTGTAATCTCACCCACAAAAGATTTCTCAAATGCAGTTGCCACTCAGTACTTGGGTCTTCTCAATCTTGTAACAAATGGGAATTCCTCAAACCATTTGTTCGCTGTCGAATTCGATACGGTCCAAGATCTTAACTTCAAGGATATAAGTGGTAACCATGTTGGCATCGATATCGATGGCTTGACATCGATTGCTTCGGTTAATGCTAGCTATTTCGTTGGTTCGACGCGAAGAGAGCTCGATCTCAAGAGTGGGAAGACAATTCAAGCATGGATTGACTACGATGCGACTGCAAATCAATTGGATGTCATGCTTTCTTTCTCCTCAACAAAACCAAGTTCCCCAATTTTGTCAAGGGAAGTCGATCTCTCTCCGATTTTCGAAGAATCCATGTATGTGGGATTCTCTGCTTCCACAG GTGTGCTTATGAGCTCTCACTATATACAGGGTTGGAGCTTCAAAATAAATGGAAAAGCACAATCTCTTGAGCTATCTTCTCTTCCCTCTGTTCCTAAGTCGAAACAGAGCAACAAAGCACTAATCTTTGGTGTCTCTGTTTCTACTTTTGCTGCAATTCTCTCAGCAATTGGATTGGCCTATTATTGGATTAGAAGGACAAGAAATGCTGACAAAATCGAAGCGTGGGAGATCGATATTGGCCCCCATCGATTCCCGTACGAAGAACTCAAGCAAGCGACCGAAGGTTTTGCAGATGAAAACCTACTCGGGTTTGGCGGATTCGGTCGAGTTTACAAAGGGACCCTACCGAATCCGAACACCCAAGTAGCAGTTAAGCGAATCTCACGCGATTCGAAACAGGGGTTGCGCGAATTTGCGTCGGAGATTTCAAGCATAGGCCGTCTTCGTCACCGGAATCTAGTTCAGTTACTGGGATGGAGCCGAAAGGGAGGAGATCTTTTGCTTGTTTACGATTACATGCCGAATGGGAGCTTGGATAAGTACATTTTCGACGAACCCAGATCGGTTTTGAGTTGGGAACAGAGGGTAAAGATCGTGAAAGGAGTGGCAAGTGGATTGTTGTACTTGCACGAGGGATGGGAAGAGACTGTGATTCACAGAGACATCAAATCAG GCAATGTGCTGCTGGATTCAGAGCTCAATGGCCGCTTGGGGGATTTTGGGCTAGCGAAATTGTACAACCACGGCTCGGACCCTTGCACAACCAGAGTGGTGGGGACCCTGGGGTATCTGGCGCCGGAACTAACCCGGACAGGGAAGCCGACAACGAGTTCTGACGTGTTTGCTTTCGGTGCTTTTTTGCTGGAAGTGGTGTGTGGTAGGAGGCCAATTGAGCTAAAAGCTTCGCCGGAGGAATTGATTTTAGTGGATTGGGTGTGCGATATGTGGAAGCAGGGGGCTGTTTTGGATGTGGTGGATAAGAGATTGGGTGGCGAATTCAATGAGCATGAGGTTGTGGTGGTGATCAAGCTTGGGTTGATGTGTTCGGACAATGTGGCGACGAGGAGGCCGAGTATGAGGCAGGTGGTGAGGTACTTGGAAGGGGAGGTGGGAATGCCGGAGGTGGTGGCGCCACCAGTGGAGGAGTTCGATGGGAGTAAAGGCGGTGGCGGTGAGTCTGAGGATTCTGATGATTCGTACGAAAAATCAGGGTACTTTGATAAGGTGAGGTTGAGTTCATCGGGTTGCGATAGGGATGTAGATGTTGATATTGAAGCCGGCAGGTAG
- the LOC131300113 gene encoding AT-hook motif nuclear-localized protein 15-like, whose protein sequence is MSNNRWWAEDVPTTTADARGGTNLNTNPNPENGEIQEYTSGEQAEVGDQFNAGGALEISEPSSSGRRPRGRPPGSKNKLKPPIVITKETPNALRSHVFEITSGGDVAGAIVGFAELCRCGVVVLSGSGVVTDVTLRQPSVVGSVMTLPGRFEILSLSGSLFPSPAPPGASGLTVYLAGGQGQVVGGIVVGPLVALGPVMVVAATFSNAVYERLPVEDEAAAEGGEGVMQLEQSPGVNLGHEYNLVTPNLVPNGQMPHDMFWSTPPPRPPGF, encoded by the coding sequence ATGTCAAACAACCGGTGGTGGGCAGAAGATGTACCGACCACGACCGCCGACGCCAGAGGTGGAACCAATTTAAACACAAACCCTAACCCCGAAAATGGAGAAATTCAAGAATACACTAGCGGAGAACAAGCCGAAGTCGGAGACCAGTTCAACGCCGGAGGAGCCCTCGAAATCTCGGAACCTTCAAGCTCCGGCCGCCGTCCTAGAGGCCGACCACCTGGATCCAAAAACAAGCTGAAGCCACCAATCGTCATAACCAAGGAAACGCCAAACGCACTCCGAAGCCACGTGTTCGAAATCACAAGCGGCGGTGACGTGGCCGGGGCCATTGTCGGCTTCGCCGAGCTCTGTCGCTGCGGCGTGGTGGTGCTCAGCGGGAGCGGCGTCGTAACCGACGTCACTCTCCGCCAGCCATCCGTCGTGGGGAGCGTGATGACGCTCCCCGGGCGGTTCGAGATTTTATCACTTTCGGGCTCTTTGTTCCCCTCTCCTGCGCCGCCGGGGGCAAGTGGATTGACAGTGTATTTAGCCGGCGGGCAGGGGCAGGTGGTTGGGGGGATTGTCGTAGGGCCGTTAGTGGCGCTGGGGccggtgatggtggtggcggcgacaTTTTCGAACGCGGTTTACGAGCGGTTGCCGGTGGAGGATGAGGCGGCCGCGGAAGGTGGAGAGGGGGTAATGCAATTGGAGCAAAGTCCAGGGGTAAATCTGGGTCATGAATACAATCTAGTAACCCCTAATTTGGTTCCAAATGGTCAGATGCCTCATGATATGTTTTGGTCTACTCCTCCTCCCCGTCCGCCGGGTTTCTAA